Proteins encoded by one window of Shewanella avicenniae:
- a CDS encoding DUF885 domain-containing protein: MKKMLLLACAVSCSLSAAEPQWVTTSNQYAINVLSVMATQQPEMGSQLGIEQVDGLAADLSMAAEQRAKQTTLAEITKLSVALKSEADPRVKQDLQIMIDTLQQQINASDIAVQYALPFYNVSEFIFNGLQTLLDERNSAERKQKAMARLQHYVGMTGNDPIVTQAMQRTEAALANKQLKTPYYIEVEQAIENTEKFLDGIKGLFETNNIADWQPAFDTLSVQLRQYQQWLKKTVLPIASKSNVMPLPMYQSALKGYGVDVPPQQLMQQALFTFAEIRDEMQVLATDIAAQQGLKDNDYRAVIRTLKQKQITGDNVLPFFKQRLTAIEEIVKQHDIVSMPKRQANIRVASAAETAVSPAAHMNPPRLIGNQGEYGEFVLPMLDPHSKGNDFTGEGFSWTLTAHEARPGHELQFTAMVENGVSTARAIFAMNSANVEGWALYAEAVMKQYFPKEGQLFVLQARLQRAARAFLDPMLNLGMISPAEAEKVLTDDVVLSPTFAKHEVERYTFRMPGQATSYFYGYMNLRELRVTTEMALRGKFNQKDFHDFILAQGLLPPKLLKKAVEEEFIPAVK, encoded by the coding sequence ATGAAAAAAATGCTATTGCTGGCGTGTGCGGTCAGCTGTTCACTATCAGCCGCGGAGCCACAGTGGGTCACCACCAGTAACCAGTACGCCATAAATGTGCTTTCGGTGATGGCGACACAACAGCCTGAGATGGGCTCACAACTCGGTATCGAACAAGTTGATGGCTTAGCCGCTGATTTAAGCATGGCCGCCGAACAACGCGCCAAGCAAACGACTTTAGCGGAAATCACCAAACTCAGTGTGGCATTAAAATCCGAAGCAGACCCGCGGGTGAAACAAGATCTGCAGATCATGATTGATACGCTGCAACAGCAAATCAATGCCAGTGATATTGCCGTTCAATACGCCTTGCCCTTCTACAATGTCAGTGAATTTATTTTTAATGGGTTGCAAACCCTGCTTGATGAAAGAAATAGCGCCGAACGGAAGCAAAAAGCGATGGCGCGGTTACAGCATTACGTCGGCATGACGGGCAACGACCCGATTGTGACGCAAGCGATGCAGCGCACCGAGGCCGCATTAGCAAACAAGCAACTCAAAACCCCCTACTACATCGAAGTAGAGCAAGCGATTGAGAATACAGAAAAGTTCCTCGATGGTATCAAAGGTCTGTTTGAAACCAATAACATCGCTGACTGGCAACCTGCCTTTGACACACTGTCAGTACAGTTACGCCAATATCAGCAATGGCTAAAAAAAACGGTGTTACCGATTGCCAGCAAAAGCAACGTGATGCCGCTGCCCATGTATCAATCGGCATTGAAAGGCTATGGCGTGGACGTGCCGCCACAACAGTTAATGCAGCAAGCACTGTTCACTTTTGCTGAAATTCGCGATGAAATGCAGGTATTAGCCACCGATATCGCGGCGCAGCAAGGCTTAAAAGACAACGATTATCGCGCCGTTATCCGTACCCTGAAGCAGAAACAGATCACCGGCGACAACGTATTACCCTTTTTCAAACAGCGCTTAACGGCCATTGAAGAGATTGTCAAACAACATGACATCGTGTCGATGCCAAAACGCCAAGCCAATATTCGCGTAGCCTCAGCCGCAGAAACTGCAGTATCGCCAGCCGCTCATATGAACCCACCGCGATTGATTGGCAACCAAGGTGAATATGGTGAGTTTGTGTTGCCAATGCTCGACCCTCACAGCAAAGGCAATGACTTTACTGGCGAAGGATTTTCTTGGACTTTAACCGCCCACGAAGCACGCCCAGGTCACGAATTGCAATTTACTGCGATGGTGGAAAACGGCGTTTCCACCGCACGAGCAATTTTTGCCATGAACAGCGCCAATGTCGAAGGCTGGGCGCTCTATGCTGAAGCCGTAATGAAACAGTACTTTCCCAAAGAAGGCCAACTGTTTGTTTTGCAAGCACGTTTACAACGCGCTGCCCGTGCATTTTTGGATCCGATGCTTAACTTGGGAATGATCTCACCCGCCGAAGCCGAAAAAGTGCTGACAGATGATGTGGTGCTGTCACCAACCTTTGCTAAGCATGAAGTAGAACGCTACACCTTTAGAATGCCCGGCCAAGCCACCTCTTACTTTTACGGCTACATGAATCTCAGAGAATTAAGAGTTACCACGGAAATGGCATTACGTGGCAAGTTCAATCAGAAAGATTTTCATGACTTCATTTTGGCGCAAGGTCTATTGCCGCCTAAATTGCTCAAAAAAGCCGTAGAAGAAGAATTTATCCCTGCCGTTAAATAA
- the hrpA gene encoding ATP-dependent RNA helicase HrpA, whose product MLNAKLSPLSREFLDRCYQPDAARIRRQLFKSKSLKDADKKAALLADLTTEAEAALAKANQRMAARPTINYPDELPVSQKRDEIASAIINNQVVIVAGETGSGKTTQLPKICLDLGLGARGLIGHTQPRRLAARSVASRVAEELHTELGQAVGFKVRFADAIAPESYIKLMTDGILLAELSNDKWLSQYECLIIDEAHERSLNIDFILGYMKEILPKRPDLKLIITSATIDVDRFSKHFNDAPVIEVSGRTYPVETRYRPLLQEDDDDLDLIDGIFKAVDELCAEGPGDILVFLNGEREIRDVAEQLNRRQLRDTEVLPLYARLSYGEQSKVFKPHIGRRIVLATNVAETSLTVPGIRYVIDPGTARISRYSYRTKVQRLPIEPISQASANQRQGRCGRVGPGICIRLYDQLDFNNRPEFTDPEILRTNLASVILQMLSIGLGDIAGFPFIQPPDERNIRDGFLLLEELQAVARHKGELKLTKLGQQLASIPVDPRLARMVLEANKLGSLHEVMVVAAALSIQDPRERPIEKQQAADESHRRFADSKSDFVSLLNLWDYLKEQQQQLSANQFRKQVKQEFLAYLRIREWQDLYAQLRQSVHDLKWRLNSEPANYEQLHQALLSGLLSQIGFKDANNEYLGTRNRRFFIFPGSPLAKKGPKWLMAAELTETSRLFARSVASIEPEWLEHLGAHLIKKQHNEPHFEANQGAVIAFENQVLYGLTVVNRRRVQFGPIDPVQAREIFIRSGLAEGQLKLRDKFFHNNLKLLEEVETLEHKSRRRDILVDEDVLFAFYDERVPADIYNLPLFNRWWRNACRDTPELLNFDRNLLMQRDDTHVSALDFPDVWQQHNLRLPLSYRFEPGEADDGVSLHIPVALLNQVDDKDFDWLVPGLREEKCVALIRALPKPLRRNFVPAPDYAKACVQAMQPFEQSLLESLSYRLLRMSGTKVVPTDYDIATIPLYLRMNFKVEDEQGKLIAQSRDLDALKAKLQGQVKQAIRQVADKGIEQEAITEWSFGDLPIEYQRNRGNYQVKAYPALVDEGKDVAIKLFDDEQQANKQHRQGVRKLLLLNIPSPVKHLQQALPNKAKLAMYFNPFGQVQLLIDDIIDAAIQQILDQQALDVRTPAQFDAARDAVRQDLNSAAEQISLKVEVVLTAHQRIRKRLKGKISFDIAFAMSDIQSHLDSLVFKGFVEATGWQRLDDLNRYLKAIEMRLDKLPVDPNRDKLHLLSIQNVTEEYKATLAKVPKSLPVPEELANVRWMIEEYRVSCFAQTLGTAYPISEKRILNQLRQV is encoded by the coding sequence GTGTTGAACGCCAAGTTGTCGCCGCTGTCGCGCGAATTCCTAGACCGTTGTTACCAGCCTGATGCGGCCCGTATTCGTCGCCAATTGTTCAAATCAAAATCGCTAAAAGATGCTGATAAAAAAGCAGCGCTTTTGGCCGATTTAACTACCGAAGCTGAAGCAGCATTAGCAAAAGCCAATCAGCGTATGGCAGCGCGGCCGACGATCAACTATCCCGATGAACTGCCCGTGTCGCAAAAGCGCGACGAAATTGCCTCGGCCATCATCAATAACCAAGTGGTGATTGTGGCGGGCGAGACCGGCTCTGGTAAAACTACCCAGTTACCCAAAATCTGTTTGGACTTAGGCCTCGGTGCTCGCGGTTTAATAGGCCATACCCAACCAAGACGGTTGGCGGCGCGCAGCGTTGCCAGTCGTGTGGCGGAAGAGCTACACACTGAACTCGGTCAAGCGGTTGGTTTTAAGGTGCGTTTTGCTGATGCAATTGCGCCTGAGTCCTACATCAAACTGATGACTGACGGGATTTTGTTGGCAGAGCTGTCGAACGATAAGTGGTTGTCGCAGTACGAATGTTTGATTATCGACGAAGCGCATGAGCGCAGTTTGAACATCGACTTTATCCTCGGCTACATGAAAGAAATTCTGCCGAAACGTCCTGATCTCAAACTGATCATCACTTCGGCCACCATCGATGTGGATCGCTTCTCTAAGCACTTTAATGACGCACCGGTGATTGAGGTCAGTGGCCGAACTTACCCTGTGGAAACTCGCTATCGGCCATTGCTGCAAGAAGATGATGACGATTTGGATTTAATCGACGGCATTTTCAAGGCGGTTGATGAGCTGTGCGCCGAAGGCCCCGGTGATATTTTGGTGTTTCTCAACGGTGAGCGCGAAATCCGCGACGTAGCCGAACAGCTCAACCGCCGTCAGTTGCGCGATACCGAAGTGCTGCCGCTGTATGCACGCCTGTCTTATGGTGAGCAATCCAAAGTGTTTAAACCGCATATTGGCCGTCGTATCGTGTTGGCCACCAACGTGGCGGAAACCTCGTTGACCGTGCCGGGTATTCGTTATGTCATCGACCCCGGCACTGCACGTATTAGCCGTTACAGCTATCGTACCAAAGTGCAGCGTTTGCCGATTGAACCGATTTCCCAAGCCAGTGCTAACCAACGTCAAGGCCGTTGTGGTCGTGTTGGCCCCGGTATCTGCATTCGGCTATACGACCAGTTGGATTTTAACAATCGCCCAGAATTTACCGATCCTGAAATTCTGCGTACCAACTTGGCGTCGGTGATTTTGCAGATGTTGTCGATTGGATTGGGCGATATTGCGGGTTTCCCGTTTATTCAGCCGCCGGACGAGCGCAATATTCGCGATGGCTTTTTACTGCTGGAAGAACTGCAAGCGGTTGCTCGCCATAAAGGCGAGCTGAAATTGACCAAGTTAGGGCAACAGTTGGCCAGTATTCCGGTCGACCCGCGCTTAGCGCGCATGGTGCTCGAAGCCAACAAGCTGGGCAGTTTGCATGAAGTGATGGTGGTGGCGGCGGCGCTGTCGATTCAAGACCCGCGTGAACGGCCCATCGAGAAGCAACAAGCTGCGGATGAATCCCATCGCCGCTTTGCTGATAGCAAATCTGACTTTGTCTCCCTACTGAACCTTTGGGATTACCTCAAAGAGCAGCAACAGCAACTGTCGGCTAATCAGTTCCGCAAGCAGGTGAAACAAGAGTTTCTTGCTTATCTGCGCATTCGTGAATGGCAGGATTTATACGCCCAGCTGCGCCAAAGCGTGCATGATTTAAAATGGCGTTTAAACAGTGAACCTGCCAATTATGAACAGCTGCACCAAGCACTGTTGTCAGGCCTGTTGAGCCAAATCGGTTTTAAAGATGCCAACAACGAATATCTCGGCACCCGTAATCGGCGCTTCTTTATCTTCCCCGGCTCACCGCTGGCGAAGAAAGGCCCAAAATGGTTGATGGCAGCGGAGCTGACCGAAACTTCACGCCTGTTTGCTCGCAGCGTAGCATCGATTGAACCCGAATGGCTGGAGCACCTTGGTGCCCATTTGATCAAGAAACAGCATAACGAACCGCATTTTGAGGCAAATCAAGGCGCGGTCATCGCCTTTGAAAACCAAGTGCTCTATGGCTTGACCGTGGTTAACCGGCGTCGAGTGCAGTTTGGCCCGATTGACCCGGTGCAGGCGCGTGAAATCTTTATTCGCAGCGGCCTTGCTGAAGGGCAACTCAAGCTGCGGGATAAGTTCTTCCACAACAATTTGAAATTGCTGGAAGAGGTGGAAACGTTAGAGCATAAATCCCGTCGGCGCGACATTTTGGTGGATGAAGATGTGCTGTTTGCGTTTTACGATGAACGCGTACCAGCGGACATCTACAATCTGCCGTTGTTCAATCGCTGGTGGCGTAACGCCTGTCGTGATACACCGGAATTGCTGAATTTTGATCGCAATCTGCTGATGCAGCGCGATGACACTCACGTCTCGGCGTTAGATTTTCCTGACGTTTGGCAGCAACACAATCTGCGCTTACCGCTGAGTTACCGTTTTGAGCCGGGCGAAGCGGATGATGGCGTGTCACTGCATATTCCGGTGGCGCTACTCAACCAAGTGGACGACAAAGATTTTGATTGGTTAGTGCCGGGGCTGCGGGAAGAAAAATGCGTAGCGCTTATTCGTGCGCTGCCAAAGCCGCTACGGCGTAACTTTGTGCCAGCACCGGATTATGCCAAAGCCTGCGTGCAGGCGATGCAGCCGTTTGAGCAATCACTGCTGGAGTCGCTCAGCTATCGGCTATTGCGCATGAGTGGCACCAAAGTTGTGCCCACGGATTACGACATCGCCACTATTCCGCTCTACCTTCGAATGAATTTCAAGGTGGAGGACGAGCAGGGCAAATTGATCGCCCAAAGCCGAGATCTGGATGCGTTAAAAGCCAAGCTGCAAGGGCAGGTCAAACAGGCCATTCGCCAAGTGGCCGATAAAGGCATTGAGCAGGAAGCGATTACCGAGTGGAGCTTTGGTGACTTGCCAATCGAATACCAACGCAATCGCGGTAACTATCAAGTGAAAGCCTATCCAGCGCTGGTGGACGAAGGCAAAGATGTTGCCATCAAATTGTTTGATGATGAACAGCAAGCCAATAAGCAGCATCGTCAAGGGGTGCGTAAATTGTTGCTGCTCAACATTCCTTCACCCGTCAAACATTTGCAACAAGCATTGCCAAATAAAGCCAAACTGGCGATGTATTTCAATCCATTTGGCCAAGTGCAACTGTTGATTGATGACATTATTGATGCAGCGATTCAGCAGATTTTGGATCAGCAAGCACTTGATGTGCGTACCCCCGCGCAGTTTGATGCGGCGCGTGATGCGGTGCGGCAAGATTTGAATAGTGCTGCCGAGCAGATCTCGCTCAAAGTGGAAGTGGTGCTGACCGCGCATCAACGGATCCGTAAGCGCTTAAAGGGCAAAATCAGTTTCGATATTGCCTTTGCGATGAGTGATATTCAAAGTCATCTTGATAGCTTAGTGTTTAAAGGGTTTGTGGAAGCAACCGGTTGGCAACGACTGGATGATTTAAATCGTTACCTCAAAGCGATCGAGATGCGCTTAGACAAACTGCCCGTTGACCCAAACCGCGATAAGTTGCACTTGCTCAGTATTCAGAACGTGACCGAAGAGTACAAAGCGACGCTGGCGAAAGTACCGAAATCGTTGCCAGTGCCCGAGGAGCTTGCCAATGTACGCTGGATGATTGAAGAGTATCGTGTCAGCTGTTTCGCGCAGACCTTAGGCACAGCCTATCCAATCTCAGAAAAACGGATTTTGAACCAGTTGCGACAGGTGTAA
- a CDS encoding S8 family serine peptidase produces MKNNKIAIAVSAALMGMGVFAVAAPILHPSIQVPNSLKQAATGVKGQTSKTGKLKFVEEPGLANKKYTYIVRLADAPVASYSGSVASLAATKLDRASITKSGGSAKLNVSSAKVKSYVQYLNSKQNTVMMMAAAAGVSVQVKDKFHYAFNGLSAELTPEQAKTLSKLPEVAYVEREATYQLATDSSPAFIGADKVWDGTATGNAAMGEGVIVGVLDSGVNTDHPSFADVGGDGYDHTNPWGQGVYVGDCAGEFSSMCNDKLIGVRSYSDITDDYDDASVFGDTPPAKNGEDYNGHGSHTASTAAGNVLLDVPYITPESGVEESDGIVTDLVFDRVAGIAPHANIVAYQICRPGDTDDTYGGCPTSAILKAIDDAVADGVDVINYSISGGGNPWDSATEMGFLAARDAGIFAAVSAGNGTDPEAYSTSKNAPWYTAVAASTHPRVIGSALTLGDESYLYTVGTGPAITEDITAAITYVADDLNGCEAFPADAFSGKIALIQRGSCSFSIKVNNAAAAGAVGVIVYNADGNDARLTMAALEETTIPSVFLGNSDGVAIKDAIDANADVSVTLSAKVVSTKGPADVLASFSLLGPNSYIDVITPSISAPGVDIYAAHSDQQFGHDVTGPAPSDFTLMSGTSMSSPHVAGAGALLKSAHPSWTPDNIRSALMLTATTAQAMFKADGVTAADPFDVGAGRIRVDLAAKTGLLMDEADENYINADPDLGGDPRTLNIPSMTDSNCVTSCSWTRTVTATAAGTWTAAGTAVDTESGLSITVTPASFSLAAGESQTLTITADVSELVDASTYAFGQLTLTSDDFPTAHMPIAVMSARSNLPAAFTIEAGRDKDQLVVADLKHLDMTGIDASVTGLSISDVYQGTVGQDSNVSSPLDDLSDGVDVIGYTVPANTEMFITNLTSAAAPDLDLWVFADIDGDGVLDIRAGASLRAGSNEAVSISNPIPGDYYIVVQSYQASAPDAQDPFTLKTTIVTDDTDDNFAVDLTGDNTDFALTYSWDDSFSIGDEGYAILTLTSTDEAVEDITIPVMFSRGEDDVILPAVSSIAGEFQPGVAHTISIPVAANPSDVARTYTIKALLPMGQEIANVSEGGVASETRVIWTITQAPHSAATTASFDLIPRQAGEYLMTLNHVVDSANAELLAQDYSFSIAEVAPELVVSAPAEVGERKSFTLDASGSTDANADELSYQWVQIAGTPLSFDATAASITMDAPDVGSDGEILSFQVTVSDRHGNSVNKIVTVNVVETPNHGGALGWFTLLMLPLVWLRRKTA; encoded by the coding sequence TTGAAAAACAATAAAATCGCAATCGCTGTTTCGGCAGCTTTGATGGGCATGGGCGTTTTCGCCGTTGCAGCGCCTATCCTTCACCCGTCAATTCAAGTTCCTAATTCCCTCAAACAGGCGGCTACAGGCGTTAAGGGGCAAACGAGCAAAACTGGTAAGCTTAAGTTTGTTGAAGAGCCCGGCCTAGCCAACAAAAAATACACCTATATCGTCCGTTTAGCCGATGCGCCCGTAGCGAGTTATTCAGGTAGCGTTGCAAGCCTTGCGGCGACTAAGCTTGATCGTGCCTCGATCACCAAAAGCGGTGGCAGTGCCAAGCTGAATGTGTCATCAGCCAAAGTTAAATCATATGTGCAGTATCTGAACTCGAAACAAAACACCGTGATGATGATGGCCGCGGCAGCAGGTGTTTCCGTTCAAGTGAAAGATAAATTTCACTATGCCTTTAACGGTTTGTCGGCTGAGTTAACTCCCGAACAAGCGAAAACGTTATCGAAACTACCTGAAGTTGCTTATGTCGAGCGTGAAGCAACATACCAATTAGCAACGGATTCTAGCCCTGCATTTATCGGCGCTGACAAAGTATGGGATGGCACTGCAACGGGCAATGCTGCGATGGGTGAAGGTGTCATTGTTGGGGTGTTGGATTCTGGAGTGAACACTGATCACCCTTCATTTGCCGATGTCGGCGGTGATGGTTATGACCACACCAACCCATGGGGCCAAGGTGTTTACGTGGGTGACTGCGCTGGCGAATTTAGCAGCATGTGTAACGATAAATTGATCGGCGTTCGCAGCTATTCAGATATCACTGACGACTATGATGATGCCAGTGTTTTCGGTGATACCCCACCTGCTAAAAATGGTGAAGACTACAACGGCCACGGCTCGCATACCGCAAGTACAGCCGCAGGTAACGTGCTGCTAGATGTACCGTACATCACCCCAGAATCTGGCGTGGAAGAAAGCGACGGTATCGTGACCGACTTAGTGTTTGACCGCGTTGCCGGTATTGCACCACACGCCAATATCGTGGCTTATCAAATTTGTCGTCCAGGCGATACCGACGATACTTATGGTGGCTGTCCAACGTCAGCTATTTTGAAAGCCATTGATGATGCCGTTGCTGATGGCGTTGATGTGATCAACTACTCCATCAGTGGTGGTGGTAATCCTTGGGATAGCGCTACAGAAATGGGCTTTTTGGCTGCGCGTGATGCCGGCATCTTCGCTGCGGTATCAGCAGGTAACGGCACGGATCCAGAGGCGTATTCAACCAGCAAGAACGCGCCTTGGTACACTGCTGTAGCTGCTTCTACTCATCCTCGTGTTATTGGCAGTGCTCTGACACTGGGCGATGAAAGCTACCTCTATACGGTTGGTACTGGCCCGGCGATCACTGAAGATATCACTGCAGCAATTACTTATGTTGCTGACGACTTAAATGGTTGTGAAGCATTCCCGGCGGATGCGTTTAGTGGAAAAATCGCGTTAATTCAACGTGGTAGTTGTAGCTTTTCGATTAAGGTAAATAATGCTGCTGCCGCCGGTGCTGTGGGGGTTATCGTCTATAACGCTGATGGTAACGATGCTCGCCTTACCATGGCGGCGCTAGAAGAAACCACGATTCCGTCTGTATTCTTAGGTAACTCTGATGGTGTAGCCATTAAAGACGCTATCGATGCTAATGCTGACGTTTCAGTGACCTTGAGTGCCAAAGTGGTTAGCACAAAAGGCCCTGCCGATGTGTTGGCAAGCTTCTCTTTGCTTGGACCAAACAGCTACATTGACGTCATCACGCCTTCTATCTCAGCACCAGGTGTAGATATTTATGCAGCACACTCCGATCAACAATTTGGCCATGATGTCACTGGCCCTGCACCATCAGATTTTACCCTGATGTCAGGCACCTCAATGTCATCACCACACGTTGCAGGTGCGGGTGCATTGCTGAAATCTGCTCATCCATCTTGGACTCCAGATAATATCCGCTCTGCATTGATGTTGACGGCAACGACCGCTCAAGCGATGTTCAAAGCCGATGGCGTTACTGCTGCGGATCCATTTGATGTGGGCGCGGGTCGTATTCGCGTCGATTTAGCGGCAAAAACCGGCTTATTGATGGATGAAGCTGATGAAAACTACATCAATGCTGATCCAGATTTGGGCGGGGATCCACGTACGCTGAACATTCCAAGCATGACTGATTCCAATTGTGTGACCAGCTGTAGCTGGACCCGTACTGTTACCGCAACGGCTGCCGGGACTTGGACGGCTGCAGGCACAGCGGTAGATACTGAATCAGGCCTCAGCATTACAGTAACACCTGCCAGCTTTAGCCTGGCCGCCGGTGAATCACAAACCTTGACCATTACAGCAGACGTGTCAGAACTGGTAGATGCCAGCACCTATGCCTTTGGTCAATTGACGCTAACCTCAGATGATTTCCCGACTGCACACATGCCGATTGCGGTAATGTCAGCACGTAGTAATCTTCCTGCTGCCTTTACTATCGAAGCCGGTCGAGATAAAGACCAATTGGTGGTCGCCGATCTAAAACACCTTGATATGACAGGTATTGACGCCTCGGTAACGGGCTTAAGTATTTCAGATGTGTATCAGGGTACTGTGGGTCAGGATTCTAATGTAAGCAGCCCATTGGATGATCTGTCTGATGGTGTTGATGTTATCGGTTACACAGTTCCAGCCAACACTGAAATGTTTATCACCAACTTAACCAGTGCTGCAGCACCCGATCTGGACTTGTGGGTATTTGCCGATATCGATGGTGATGGCGTACTTGACATTCGCGCAGGTGCTTCTCTACGTGCAGGCTCTAACGAAGCTGTATCCATCAGCAACCCGATCCCTGGTGATTACTACATTGTGGTTCAAAGCTATCAAGCGTCAGCGCCTGATGCTCAAGATCCATTCACCTTGAAGACCACCATCGTCACTGATGATACCGATGACAACTTCGCGGTAGATCTGACCGGTGATAATACTGACTTCGCCCTGACCTATTCGTGGGACGATAGCTTTAGCATCGGTGATGAAGGTTACGCAATTTTGACGTTAACTAGCACAGATGAGGCGGTTGAAGATATCACCATTCCAGTGATGTTCAGCCGTGGTGAAGATGACGTTATTTTGCCGGCGGTTTCTAGCATTGCAGGTGAGTTCCAGCCAGGTGTTGCACATACCATTAGCATTCCAGTAGCAGCTAACCCAAGTGATGTCGCACGCACATACACTATCAAAGCGTTACTGCCGATGGGCCAAGAAATTGCCAATGTGTCTGAAGGTGGTGTAGCGAGTGAAACCCGTGTCATTTGGACCATCACTCAAGCGCCGCACTCCGCAGCAACTACAGCGTCATTTGACTTGATCCCGCGTCAAGCGGGTGAATATCTCATGACACTTAACCACGTGGTTGATTCTGCCAATGCTGAATTGCTCGCTCAAGACTACAGCTTTAGCATCGCGGAAGTCGCACCAGAGTTGGTTGTTTCTGCTCCAGCAGAAGTGGGCGAACGTAAGAGCTTTACCTTAGATGCCTCAGGCAGTACTGATGCTAACGCCGATGAGCTAAGCTATCAGTGGGTTCAAATTGCGGGTACGCCGCTAAGCTTTGATGCAACTGCTGCAAGCATCACGATGGATGCACCGGATGTGGGTAGCGATGGTGAAATCCTCAGCTTCCAAGTCACAGTGTCAGATCGTCACGGTAATAGCGTTAATAAAATCGTCACGGTGAACGTGGTTGAAACGCCTAATCACGGTGGTGCGTTAGGCTGGTTTACCCTGCTAATGCTGCCGCTGGTTTGGCTGCGTAGAAAAACCGCTTAA
- a CDS encoding lactate/malate family dehydrogenase: MKIGVIGAGAVGVAVCNYVLALGNCRELVLLDQNKSKAEGELMDFGHASSLTFGKNIRLNAGDDYGMLANADLVVITAGAQIKAGQPRIELAEVNSRICVDIAQKIEQHAPNAILIVVTNPCDLAAFFIINNTGYQVHQVISSGCVVDTARLMKIVGDYTGLDPKNVFGYILGEHGSHCFMPASILGAGGQPIDFYCDNNGLARLEPQQLLEDVKQAGYEIFKRKLNTTHGVAASVYRIIQAVSLNEHSVLPVGVLVDGHYGLNGSVLSLPAVVGRRGLERVLEHPFTAEELAQLQQIHQQIRTVIESVSELTALAC, from the coding sequence ATGAAAATAGGCGTGATAGGTGCCGGCGCAGTTGGCGTCGCGGTGTGTAACTATGTACTCGCCCTCGGTAATTGCCGCGAACTGGTATTACTCGATCAGAACAAATCCAAAGCCGAAGGTGAACTGATGGACTTTGGCCATGCCAGCTCTCTGACTTTTGGTAAGAATATTCGGTTAAACGCTGGCGATGATTATGGAATGTTAGCCAATGCCGACCTGGTCGTCATCACCGCAGGCGCACAAATTAAAGCCGGTCAACCGCGTATTGAACTGGCGGAAGTCAATTCTCGTATCTGTGTCGACATCGCCCAAAAGATAGAACAGCATGCTCCCAATGCCATTCTCATCGTCGTGACCAATCCCTGTGACTTAGCAGCGTTTTTTATTATCAACAATACCGGTTATCAAGTGCATCAGGTGATTAGCAGTGGTTGCGTGGTAGATACCGCCAGATTGATGAAAATTGTCGGAGACTATACCGGCTTAGATCCGAAGAATGTCTTTGGTTACATCCTCGGTGAACATGGCAGCCACTGTTTTATGCCCGCCAGTATTTTAGGTGCTGGCGGACAACCTATCGATTTTTACTGCGACAATAATGGCTTAGCTCGACTAGAACCGCAGCAGTTACTTGAAGATGTCAAACAGGCTGGCTACGAAATCTTTAAACGCAAACTCAACACCACTCATGGCGTTGCCGCCAGCGTTTATCGCATTATTCAAGCTGTCAGCCTGAACGAACATTCTGTGCTACCGGTTGGCGTGTTGGTGGATGGTCATTATGGCTTAAACGGCTCAGTGTTAAGTTTACCGGCGGTGGTTGGCCGCCGCGGTCTAGAAAGAGTACTTGAGCATCCATTCACCGCAGAGGAACTGGCGCAGTTGCAACAGATTCATCAGCAGATCCGTACTGTGATCGAATCGGTATCTGAACTCACAGCGCTTGCCTGCTAA